CAATGCGGTAGAAATCACTCAAAATATGGGAATCGAAGGGATTCTTCGAATTGAGGAGTTCTTCACCACGAAAAACGAATCGGCAACATTTGATCCGATGCTCCAAAGGAGGTATACCCAACTTAATCAAACCCTTTTTACCATTGACAAATCACCTGAACCGATTCACTATATCGAAGATATAGAGTCTTACAATGCCAAAGAAGGGTTGGCTTTAAGCCAAGAAGAGATCGACTACCTAAAAGAGGTTTCTAGTGAAATTAAACGCCCTCTTACCGACAGTGAAGTGTATGGGTTTGCACAAGTAAATTCTGAACACTGTAGACACAAAATTTTTAATGGAACATTTATTATTGATGGAGAAGAGAAGCCCTCTACCCTATTTCAATTGATAAAAAAGACCTCTAAAACAAACCCGAATACGATTGTCTCTGCATACAAAGATAATTGTTCGTTTACAGATGGAAGTCGTGTAGAACAATTTGCTCCAGTCACTCATGACAAACCAGACTATTATAAGATAAAAGAGATTGACACCGTCTTATCTCTAAAAGCGGAAACACATAATTTTCCAACAACAGTAGAACCTTTTAATGGTGCTGCAACAGGTACGGGTGGAGAGATTCGTGACCGTATTGCTGGAGGTAAAGGGTCTTTACCTATTGCTGGTACTGCTGTCTATATGACATCTTATCCTAGAAATAAAGAGGGGAAAAGATGGGAAGAGGATAAGTCTCCTCGTCCATGGCTTTATCAAACTCCTGAAGAAATCCTGATAAAAGCATCCAACGGAGCAAGTGATTTTGGAAATAAATTCGGACAACCATTAATTAATGGTTCTTTGATGACATTTGAACACTTTGAAAACGATAAAAAGTATGGCTACGATAAAGTAATCATGCTTGCGGGTGGTATAGGGTTAGCAAACAAGAAGGATGCAATCAAAGAGACTCCAGCAAAAGGGGATGCTGTCGTTCTTATCGGTGGAGACAACTACCGTATCGGAATGGGTGGTGGTGCTGTATCATCTGTTGACACAGGAAACTTCTCTGCATCCATCGAGTTGAATGCAATACAAAGAGCCAATCCTGAGATGCAAAAACGAACTTACAACACCATTCGTGCTCTGGCAGAAGAGGATAACAATCCGATTTCTACAGTTCATGATCATGGTGCAGGAGGACACCTAAACTGTCTTTCTGAACTTGTTGAAGAGACTGGTGGTCGCATCGATATGGACAATCTTCCTGTAGGAGACCCTACCCTATCTTTGAAAGAGATATGTGGTAATGAATCGCAGGAACGTATCGGCTTTGTTACCTCAAAAGAGAATCTTGAAAAGATTGAGCGTATTGCCAAAAGAGAGCGTACACCTCTTTATGAAATTGGGGAGACAACAGGAGACGATCGTTTTGTGTTCTCTAGTGAGAAAGAGGGAAAAGCTCCTATCGACCTAGATCTAAAACACTTCTTTGGAAGCTCTCCAAAAACAATATTAGAAGACAATACTTCTACTGAGACATTTGCTCCCATTGCATATGAAAACAGAGATATTCAAAAATATATCGAAGAGGTACTTTCGCTAGAGAGTGTTGCCTGTAAAGATTGGCTTACAAACAAAGTAGACAGATCTGTAACAGGAAAGATTGCAAAGCAACAATGTGCTGGAGAGATCCAACTGCCGCTGAATAACCTTGGGGCTATTGCTCAAGATTTTCAAGGGAAACGTGGTATTGCAACCTCTTTAGGTCACGCTTCAAGTGCAGCATTAATTGATGCGGCAAAAGGATCTATACTATCCATTGCAGAATCATTAACCAACTTAGTGTGGGCACCAATGACTCAAGGTATTAAAGGGGTATCCCTAAGTGCCAACTGGATGTGGCCTGCTAAAAATAAAGGTGAAAATGCTCGTCTTTATCAAGCAGTAGAGGCTGCTAGTGATTTTGCTTGTGGTTTGGGTATCAATATCCCAACAGGCAAAGATTCGCTGTCAATGACACAGAAATACAAAGAGGATGTCGTTTATGCTCCAGGAACAGTAATCATCTCTGCATCAGGAGAGGTCGAAGATGTAAAAAAGATTGTAGAGCCTGTCCTTACAAACGACAAATCAAAAGCCGTTTACTATATTGATTTTTCTGGAACAGAGTTTGCTCTTGGAGGTTCTGCATTTGCACAAATCAATAGCAAATTAGGCAAAGA
The Prolixibacteraceae bacterium DNA segment above includes these coding regions:
- the purL gene encoding phosphoribosylformylglycinamidine synthase, with the translated sequence MILFFEASQSILAVDSIQPLSSETTEKLTWLFGDAQPLKETSLEGAFVGPRKEMITPWSTNAVEITQNMGIEGILRIEEFFTTKNESATFDPMLQRRYTQLNQTLFTIDKSPEPIHYIEDIESYNAKEGLALSQEEIDYLKEVSSEIKRPLTDSEVYGFAQVNSEHCRHKIFNGTFIIDGEEKPSTLFQLIKKTSKTNPNTIVSAYKDNCSFTDGSRVEQFAPVTHDKPDYYKIKEIDTVLSLKAETHNFPTTVEPFNGAATGTGGEIRDRIAGGKGSLPIAGTAVYMTSYPRNKEGKRWEEDKSPRPWLYQTPEEILIKASNGASDFGNKFGQPLINGSLMTFEHFENDKKYGYDKVIMLAGGIGLANKKDAIKETPAKGDAVVLIGGDNYRIGMGGGAVSSVDTGNFSASIELNAIQRANPEMQKRTYNTIRALAEEDNNPISTVHDHGAGGHLNCLSELVEETGGRIDMDNLPVGDPTLSLKEICGNESQERIGFVTSKENLEKIERIAKRERTPLYEIGETTGDDRFVFSSEKEGKAPIDLDLKHFFGSSPKTILEDNTSTETFAPIAYENRDIQKYIEEVLSLESVACKDWLTNKVDRSVTGKIAKQQCAGEIQLPLNNLGAIAQDFQGKRGIATSLGHASSAALIDAAKGSILSIAESLTNLVWAPMTQGIKGVSLSANWMWPAKNKGENARLYQAVEAASDFACGLGINIPTGKDSLSMTQKYKEDVVYAPGTVIISASGEVEDVKKIVEPVLTNDKSKAVYYIDFSGTEFALGGSAFAQINSKLGKEVPTVEDTNHFLNHFNGVQSLIQQGLIEAGHDIGSGGLITSLLEICFANIQGGLQVDLSALSAKDFIHALFAENPGAIVQASNTSLFEEQAKALGIHAIKLGTPSTSREAKISFKQESITLDIDKMRNVWYQPSFELDKRQSTEKLATERFNNYAKQPLTFDFKAFDASLSRLGITPSRTEKSGLKAAIIREKGVNGEREMAWSLHLAGFDVKDVHMTDLISGRETLEDIHFIVFCGGFSNSDVLGSAKGWAGAFKYNPKAQQALQRFYQREDTMSLGVCNGCQLMVALDLVDMGDANKVTMEHNDSHKFESNFVGVTIPSVTSSIMLKSLEGMSLGVWIAHGEGKFVFSNEQKPTELAMTYNYHHYPANPNGSDYDAAAIASQDGRHLAMMPHLERSIYPWQWGHYPSNNASDTVSPWIEAFVNAREWIQKQI